Proteins encoded in a region of the Trypanosoma brucei gambiense DAL972 chromosome 11, complete sequence genome:
- a CDS encoding DNA topoisomerase III, putative: MVQTVLMVAEKPSIAESIAHHLSNGRTAKHSRALPVFEYDGYFQGAPAHFRVTSTTGHIFSCDFTPQYQSWDRTDEESLFGAPVVWREESGRVSRHLEHEAKGCATLVLWLDCDREGENICFEVMQVVSRSIHDIRCIWRAKFSAITREAITEAFVNLGKPNKNLSDAVSCRQELDLKVGVVFTRYQTKYFQGKYGNLDASVVSYGPCQTPTLAFCVQRHDEILNFKPENYWKLVPTCNRYGSPITFEWARGRVFDELIARLLHQRVSRSKVAKVVDVSVGADTRARPTALNTVELMKIASKFLGIGPHHAMQIAENLYISGYISYPRTESTAYPVSFDLKAALATQQGHPVWGEYVQELLKGRYTRPKAGKDAGDHPPITPMRAATAGELSSDSWRLYEYITRHFIATVSPDCKLSRTKLVLELSGELFTFTGKVVVDPGFTTILAHLAVKDDKVPTNIEVGSDFPINDVRLQAGQTQAPGYLTEADLIGLMEKNGIGTDASISQHVNNIVERGYCAVKPGRVMEPTKLGVVLIHGIKSIDPELVLPLVRSKVEEYVTCIAEGQARLDEVLSSVLDLFFGKFRYFKENIERFDALMGASFSPLTSSGKPITRCGNCMRYLKHLEARPQRLYCAYCEVTYALPQGGTIKQYSNYKCPLDNFELVICHVEGGKSFPICPNCYNNPPFPDARVQGGRQLMACDECKHPTCYHSLATNYVADCVDPRCDGCMAFVPRTSGKWKICCNHCTMMILLPPTAQRVYVSSEECPECGAMMVDLQFPEGKSPLPNRKDRIVSCVFCDPALSNNVSEVRGKLGNFSRRGGGGKGRGRGGRGRGRGRGYRN, from the coding sequence CGCCCATCACCTCTCAAATGGCCGGACAGCGAAACACTCTCGTGCACTTCCCGTCTTCGAGTACGATGGTTACTTTCAGGGTGCCCCCGCACACTTCCGTGTCACAAGTACAACAGGGCACATTTTTTCATGCGATTTCACCCCTCAGTACCAGTCGTGGGATCGGACTGATGAGGAGTCGCTCTTCGGGGCACCAGTCGTGTGGCGGGAAGAGTCCGGACGGGTGAGCCGCCACCTTGAGCATGAGGCAAAAGGGTGTGCAACGCTCGTTTTGTGGCTTGACTGCGACCGCGAGGGGGAAAACATATGCTTTGAGGTGATGCAGGTTGTGTCGCGAAGCATACATGACATTCGATGTATTTGGCGCGCAAAGTTCTCCGCCATAACGCGGGAAGCGATAACGGAGGCGTTCGTTAATTTGGGTAAGCCAAACAAAAACCTGTCAGATGCGGTGAGCTGTAGACAAGAGCTAGACCTCAAGGTTGGCGTTGTTTTTACCAGGTACCAAACGAAGTACTTTCAGGGTAAGTATGGGAATCTTGATGCTAGTGTGGTGAGTTATGGCCCTTGCCAGACACCGACACTCGCATTTTGCGTGCAGAGGCACGACGAGATACTAAACTTCAAACCCGAAAACTACTGGAAGCTAGTGCCTACCTGCAACAGATACGGTTCACCCATTACGTTTGAGTGGGCGCGCGGTCGCGTCTTTGACGAATTGATTGCACGACTTTTACATCAAAGGGTCTCTCGTAGTAAAGTTGCCAAAGTCGTTGACGTTTCGGTGGGGGCTGACACCCGCGCTCGACCCACGGCGCTCAACACTGTCGAGCTCATGAAAATCGCTAGTAAGTTTCTTGGTATTGGGCCGCATCACGCGATGCAAATAGCAGAAAACCTCTATATTTCTGGGTATATCTCGTACCCACGAACGGAATCCACAGCATATCCGGTCTCCTTCGACTTGAAGGCCGCACTTGCAACCCAACAGGGCCATCCAGTGTGGGGTGAATACGTGCAGGAATTACTGAAAGGTCGGTACACGCGACCGAAAGCCGGCAAAGATGCTGGAGACCATCCACCAATCACACCAATGCGTGCGGCAACTGCCGGAGAGCTGTCGTCTGACTCTTGGCGTTTGTATGAGTACATTACACGTCACTTCATTGCTACAGTATCCCCAGACTGCAAACTTTCGAGGACGAAGCTCGTACTAGAGCTTAGTGGGGAGTTGTTTACCTTCACTGGTAAGGTAGTTGTGGATCCGGGCTTCACAACAATTCTTGCCCATTTGGCTGTAAAGGACGACAAGGTACCAACGAACATCGAGGTGGGGAGCGATTTCCCCATCAATGATGTACGCCTTCAGGCCGGGCAAACCCAAGCACCGGGGTATCTTACAGAAGCTGATCTCATTGGGctgatggaaaagaatggCATCGGCACAGACGCCTCTATTTCTCAGCATGTCAACAATATAGTTGAACGGGGTTATTGTGCGGTGAAACCTGGGCGCGTAATGGAACCCACAAAACTTGGGGTCGTGCTGATTCATGGTATCAAAAGTATCGACCCTGAACTTGTGCTCCCCCTGGTGCGAAGCAAGGTGGAAGAGTACGTCACGTGCATTGCTGAGGGTCAAGCCAGGCTAGACGAGGTCCTATCGAGTGTGCTTGATCTCTTCTTTGGAAAGTTTCGTTACTTCAAGGAAAACATTGAGCGCTTTGATGCCCTTATGGGAGCTTCATTTTCACCCCTTACTTCCTCGGGTAAGCCGATAACGCGGTGCGGCAACTGTATGCGATACCTGAAGCACCTTGAGGCACGCCCGCAACGGTTGTATTGTGCCTACTGCGAAGTTACGTACGCGTTACCACAGGGTGGAACAATCAAGCAGTATTCCAACTACAAGTGTCCCCTTGACAACTTTGAGTTGGTTATCTGCCACGTGGAGGGAGGTAAGTCATTCCCTATTTGTCCCAACTGCTATAACAACCCCCCGTTTCCAGATGCACGAGTGCAGGGCGGCCGTCAGCTCATGGCATGCGACGAGTGCAAACACCCGACTTGTTATCACTCGCTGGCCACGAATTATGTGGCGGACTGCGTTGACCCACGATGTGATGGGTGCATGGCGTTTGTTCCTCGAACATCggggaagtggaaaataTGCTGTAACCACTGCACCATGATGATTCTCCTCCCACCAACGGCGCAACGGGTTTATGTAAGTTCAGAGGAGTGCCCGGAATGTGGTGCCATGATGGTGGATCTACAATTTCCAGAAGGCAAATCCCCACTTCCCAACCGCAAGGATCGCATAGTGTCGTGTGTCTTTTGTGATCCAGCACTCAGTAACAACGTGTCAGAGGTACGCGGGAAACTGGGGAATTTTAGCAGacgcggtggtggtgggaaaggaaggggaaggggtggtagaggaagaggaagaggaagaggctaCCGAAACTAG
- a CDS encoding protein kinase, putative: MGNQLAAATVVNVSDVTSSLELIAPLSCMHRNYFRSFRCSKEASAAVPSDTLRSLYSLSRGDNRDQSALHHRPSNRGGSTEVVLKVFVRTLYNEEEQKVVEFCYNHLLSIERRMAGAKPANMQNTGSCETAVSNGSSHDSSNCGVAATPPPCNVLFYSCMEIQNDRFCMLQRPYVAFSLAERLATRPYWSTANRLFATYQLLQGTVQLHEVWGTVHGDLKVDNILVNTSGWLYITDICPFNPALLPANNPALFNYFYDTNESHICSLAPEKFVDHPTNVNTSNLNATVHTPGMDIFSLACVVVYIFTEEPLFRLSEVLELRSLQTQREREEMINSILRERGLAPNLCRMLSDMLCTNPNSRPTSRQLLERYTPTVFPPYFEYLYRDILPALLPRPPEHQVQLLWSRLDDIFAEVECRGSFNSGGGSGHNGEADDGELPPLVPSSDAKKVTVLVLIPIILNAGLHLMASETCCRVVSIVQRILPHCTLEVQADVILPYMLRFLRTETLPVVARVLALRTLSTICHNIPFSTGEATVFDDLILPCVEDLVAKADTQNVTLLLEVAAQLPSLFLMARSFMEQQQALVTSNERQSTYGEQLNRLLERGWDALRTLYKHNHSAVVIAALQRSVDVVKFLGEERTQHDFIPFLTTAIASTIDVQRELYPQAILCHTNLQRPPLKTLRFFVEEALRRTDAIILRRAIESVSVVASSKLVDVSDVMSLAECVLPHILDKDKWVSLAARQLVEVVAQTYRMSDVCTRLPSTLIPLLRYKVPFSTLTSLPEELVNEISQRPSFSLRHRDERPTVRVVGGDSKLSRRFMNGSRSSDNSITERNVINGGAGGFVQCQSNYILQHGTTKRFPPNFPLRAAFFDVTFDPSVRAGTPSALDAAAVNDSSDATAAYAWGLAFKPTHREKKRLLLRQQTYTNRVDSNGDIVGSALFTSTTESTTGRRPWLLGPPTGSLSVQPSPALYPGVTWADKELKPIAAPYFTRRAHSGAIYSSATVGSGTLVTAGGKGEALLWSVTATGVNLSSRLNVGDASSKNTFLFVHFARGGVSPLLCIGGTDGTWQLCDIGSNKVVQERKLDGSPLTAACALSEDVMLVSSALGGLFAMDYRAGREVWKSGSILPVEFGTISGVYPLCSECRAYGAAVTTMGGGVALFDLRFELLLQKHWLHGAPIQGSRSIDNPYAILCVSPDAACKPVHQLNEHPGLLLGTRSGMVYHMDLISGRSCVSLRPATPNNPTRAMLLQPRHRLLFTAGDDMQIRRWCLSNSALSSTVVFPPYNSYAYARRTSGSTMEVRPSSKSSNGQLAPTAAGATTAVSAPLVRPVVPQHHSDAILTLCGVSVSGGDETYLVSGSRDGQLTLWFNAE; encoded by the coding sequence ATGGGAAATCAGCTCGCAGCAGCCACCGTCGTAAATGTCTCCGATGTGACGTCATCACTAGAACTTATCGCTCCACTAAGTTGTATGCACCGCAACTACTTTCGTTCCTTCCGCTGCTCCAAGGAAGCGAGTGCAGCTGTACCCTCCGATACCCTTCGCTCACTTTACTCACTTTCTCGTGGTGACAATCGGGACCAATCCGCCCTGCACCATCGTCCGTCCAACCGCGGTGGGAGCACGGAAGTTGTTTTGAAGGTATTCGTTCGCACACTTTATAATGAAGAGGAGCAGAAAGTTGTAGAATTTTGCTATAATCATTTGTTGAGTATTGAAAGACGAATGGCGGGAGCGAAACCAGCTAACATGCAAAATACGGGGTCGTGTGAAACCGCAGTCAGTAACGGTTCTTCCCATGATAGCAGCAACTGCGGGGTTGCGGCAACCCCGCCCCCGTGCAATGTGCTTTTCTATTCGTGTATGGAAATACAAAATGATAGGTTTTGCATGCTTCAGCGGCCCTACGTTGCTTTTTCACTCGCTGAGCGCCTTGCCACACGACCATATTGGAGCACCGCAAACCGTCTCTTCGCCACCTACCAGTTGTTGCAGGGTACAGTTCAGCTGCACGAAGTATGGGGAACCGTTCATGGAGACCTCAAGGTTGACAACATTCTGGTCAACACCTCTGGCTGGCTTTACATTACAGATATTTGTCCCTTTAACCCCGCACTGCTCCCAGCGAACAACCCAGCACTCTTCAACTATTTCTACGATACAAACGAGTCCCATATTTGCTCATTGGCACCAGAGAAATTCGTGGATCATCCAACCAACGTTAACACATCGAACCTCAACGCGACTGTTCACACACCTGGTATGGATATTTTCTCGTTGGCGTGTGTCGTGGTGTATATATTCACCGAGGAACCCCTCTTTCGCCTGTCGGAGGTACTCGAACTGCGCTCTCTGCAAACACAACGAGAACGTGAAGAAATGATAAACAGTATTCTGCGGGAGCGGGGTCTTGCACCTAACCTTTGCCGCATGCTTTCGGATATGTTGTGCACCAATCCAAATTCTCGCCCAACGTCACGGCAGCTTCTTGAGAGGTACACCCCAACTGTGTTTCCTCCTTATTTTGAATACCTCTACCGTGACATACTACCGGCTCTGCTGCCGCGACCACCAGAACATCAGGTACAACTGCTGTGGTCTCGGCTGGATGACATTTTTGCTGAAGTGGAGTGCCGTGGCAGTTTCAATAGCGGTGGTGGTAGTGGCCACAACGGTGAAGCTGATGACGGTGAACTTCCTCCACTGGTGCCGTCAAGTGACGCCAAAAAGGTTACTGTGCTAGTGCTTATTCCAATAATTCTTAATGCAGGTCTACACCTCATGGCGTCAGAAACATGTTGTCGTGTTGTCTCCATCGTTCAGCGGATACTGCCGCATTGTACGTTGGAAGTTCAAGCGGACGTAATTCTTCCATACATGCTGCGTTTTTTGAGGACAGAAACGTTGCCTGTTGTGGCCCGCGTTCTCGCACTTCGTACGCTGTCTACGATCTGTCATAACATTCCCTTCTCCACAGGCGAGGCAACTGTTTTCGATGACCTTATCCTTCCGTGCGTGGAGGACCTCGTGGCGAAAGCAGACACTCAGAACGTTACACTTTTATTGGAGGTGGCTGCTCAACTGCCATCGTTATTTTTGATGGCACGGTCTTTTatggagcagcagcaggctcTTGTTACATCAAATGAACGACAAAGCACGTATGGGGAGCAACTGAACAGGTTGCTTGAGCGCGGTTGGGATGCTCTGCGGACACTTTACAAGCACAATCATTCGGCTGTTGTCATTGCCGCACTTCAGCGTAGTGTGGACGTGGTAAAGTTTCTGGGTGAAGAGAGGACACAGCATGATTTTATTCCGTTCCTCACTACAGCTATTGCCTCCACCATTGATGTCCAAAGGGAATTATATCCACAGGCTATATTGTGTCATACAAACCTACAACGGCCTCCACTAAAGACGCTGCGTTTTTTTGTGGAGGAAGCGTTGAGACGGACTGATGCGATTATTCTTCGGCGTGCTATCGAAAGTGTATCTGTCGTGGCTTCGAGCAAATTAGTTGATGTGAGTGATGTCATGTCACTTGCAGAATGCGTGCTTCCTCATATATTGGACAAAGATAAGTGGGTGAGCCTTGCTGCGCGTCAGCTAGTGGAGGTGGTCGCTCAAACTTACCGCATGAGTGACGTGTGCACGCGACTGCCAAGCACCCTGATACCGTTATTACGATATAAGGTACCCTTTTCAACTCTTACATCTCTTCCAGAGGAACTGGTGAATGAAATATCACAACGACCATCTTTTTCCTTGAGGCATCGGGACGAGCGACCGACGGTTCGGGTTGTCGGCGGCGATTCGAAACTGTCTCGGCGTTTCATGAACGGTTCACGCAGTAGCGACAATAGCATCACTGAAAGGAATGTGATCAACGGTGGTGCGGGTGGTTTTGTCCAGTGTCAGTCAAATTATATCCTACAACATGGGACAACGAAACGTTTCCCGCCAAACTTTCCCTTACGTGCGGCGTTTTTTGATGTAACGTTTGACCCTAGTGTGAGGGCAGGCACCCCTTCGGCACTGGACGCAGCCGCAGTTAACGACAGCAGTGACGCCACGGCAGCCTACGCGTGGGGGTTGGCTTTCAAACCAACTCATCGTGAGAAAAAGCGGCTTCTACTTCGTCAGCAAACGTACACGAATCGTGTTGACAGTAACGGTGATATCGTTGGCAGCGCACTCTTTACTTCCACTACTGAGAGCACAACTGGAAGAAGACCGTGGTTACTAGGTCCTCCGACTGGATCCCTGAGTGTCCAACCGTCCCCTGCTTTGTACCCCGGTGTGACTTGGGCTGATAAGGAACTAAAACCTATCGCTGCTCCGTACTTCACGCGACGGGCCCATAGTGGCGCCATCTATAGTTCCGCCACAGTAGGGAGTGGAACACTGGTGACCGCGGGTGGAAAAGGTGAGGCGTTGCTCTGGTCTGTTACTGCTACGGGCGTAAACCTCTCCTCACGCCTTAATGTTGGTGACGCCTCTAGCAAAAATACGTTTCTTTTCGTACACTTTGCTCGAGGCGGTGTTAGCCCGTTGTTGTGCATCGGAGGCACAGACGGCACGTGGCAGCTCTGTGACATAGGGAGCAATAAAGTCGTGCAAGAGCGCAAACTTGACGGCAGCCCTTTGACAGCAGCATGCGCACTTAGTGAAGACGTGATGCTCGTATCAAGTGCACTGGGAGGACTGTTTGCTATGGACTATAGAGCGGGTCGAGAGGTGTGGAAGAGTGGCAGCATATTGCCGGTGGAGTTCGGTACAATAAGCGGAGTGTACCCACTTTGCAGTGAGTGCCGAGCCTACGGCGCCGCGGTTACGACCATGGGGGGAGGTGTTGCCTTGTTCGACCTCCGCTTTGAGTTGCTTCTGCAAAAACACTGGTTACACGGTGCACCTATACAAGGTAGTCGTTCGATTGATAATCCCTATGCTATTTTGTGTGTCAGCCCCGATGCCGCCTGTAAGCCCGTACATCAATTAAATGAACATCCTGGGCTTTTGCTGGGAACTCGCTCAGGAATGGTCTATCACATGGATCTTATATCTGGTAGGTCGTGTGTGAGCCTCCGCCCTGCCACGCCCAACAATCCAACACGAGCTATGCTCCTTCAGCCGAGACACCGTCTCCTTTTCACTGCTGGAGATGATATGCAGATTCGAAGGTGGTGCCTTTCCAACTCCGCGCTGTCGTCGACTGTTGTATTCCCCCCATACAACTCGTATGCGTATGCAAGAAGGACTAGCGGGTCTACAATGGAAGTTAGGCCATCATCGAAGTCTTCTAACGGACAGTTAGCTCCAACTGCTGCTGGCGCAACCACTGCGGTTAGCGCACCGCTGGTCCGACCTGTTGTACCCCAACATCATAGTGACGCTATTCTTACACTCTGTGGAGTCAGTGTGAGCGGTGGGGACGAGACCTACTTGGTGTCGGGATCCCGGGACGGGCAGTTGACACTGTGGTTCAACGCTGAGTAA
- a CDS encoding ADP-ribosylation factor GTPase activating protein, putative: MSNANAAQKRRIDALLRLPENKVCFECLENQPRWASTNLGVFLCLRCAGLHRSAGTHVSKVRSATMDTWEEEMIRCCENIGNARGRVLYEYNMPDSARPNASTNGALAERLIREKYEQRRYFNVEYDSLLKKFMSEGASQGSSTPKDEKRDVVASVSAPPSLWVGNSQQTAQPTLTAGQTKQSASANGISIDDLFSTPNAKTNPNVGTPVSPQPVGVVPQGQFQQTSGMFHPAGMTPFGMEVRGPSQGNFQAPAVDAKQEIMSLFTPSNQGPPHVYSAWAPSGSSKCFSPQ; this comes from the coding sequence ATGAGTAACGCTAACGCTGCTCAAAAGCGTCGCATCGATGCCCTTCTCCGTCTCCCGGAGAACAAGGTATGTTTTGAGTGCCTAGAAAACCAACCGCGGTGGGCAAGTACTAACCTCGGGGTTTTTCTCTGCCTCCGCTGCGCCGGTCTTCATCGGTCAGCAGGTACACATGTTTCAAAGGTTCGTTCGGCCACCATGGATACttgggaggaggaaatgattAGATGTTGTGAAAACATTGGTAACGCCCGCGGTCGGGTGCTGTATGAATACAACATGCCCGACAGCGCTCGACCCAATGCATCCACAAACGGGGCCTTGGCGGAGCGTCTTATACGGGAGAAGTACGAGCAGAGGCGGTACTTTAACGTGGAGTACGACTCACTTTTAAAGAAGTTCATGTCTGAAGGTGCGAGTCAAGGATCTTCCACGCCCAAGGACGAGAAACGTGACGTGGTAGCTTCGGTGTCAGCTCCTCCGTCGCTTTGGGTTGGAAACTCCCAACAAACGGCCCAACCAACCCTGACCGCCGGCCAAACGAAGCAAAGCGCGTCGGCAAATGGAATAAGCATAGATGATCTCTTCTCGACACCCAATGCGAAAACTAACCCCAATGTGGGAACACCGGTGTCGCCCCAACCGGTTGGAGTAGTGCCACAAGGGCAATTCCAACAAACCTCAGGAATGTTCCACCCAGCAGGTATGACGCCGTTTGGCATGGAAGTTCGCGGACCCTCTCAAGGAAACTTTCAAGCGCCTGCAGTGGATGCAAAGCAGGAGATTATGTCTTTATTTACTCCGAGTAATCAAGGTCCTCCGCACGTATATAGTGCTTGGGCCCCATCCGGTTCCTCCAAATGCTTTTCTCCTCAGTAA
- a CDS encoding proteasome regulatory non-ATP-ase subunit 2,putative: MAVGLSSSKGVLALLRESDSDVLQFALKRLRPLVDTYWCEISDDLPLIESLSESSDLAEETRALAALIASHVYFHLGAYNDSVHCALAAGPAFSYVERSLFTDTILSCCIDKFVEYQQKPEGAREELDPRLESLFTALTSKWIGQEGMPVKELVGFTIRARRLDFLEKVLRQHIKSTKSAAILNFTFEVASVLLRDIAFRREILKLLSVLYAQGGLTTVDYFSQAQCLLFLGDSTGTADLIEDLIRSGDKATAYQLAFDLHEYGNQEFLSAVAGLIEKRATLSIPAPSQVQQVETATEDKSGSGADHSTSSQAAAGQTTQEGDKKDISEVHQKLLSALTGELTASLYLQFLSGQCKADSNVLNRIKQTTDQRKAVPHNALTIAHALMYCGTTIHTFLRNDMEWFGGATYWGKFIATASIGALHYGHVNEALKIMDSYLPKDNIGVLPHSEAGSLYALGLIHAPVGVGRNQEIILYLKEMLRKFSASEHIIHGASLGIGLAAMGLKDEKLHDSLFTCVGGCDAVASEGAALGIGLLMMGSGNLGAIGNLRALASEDNQKEKTIRGISMAMALMMLGREDECWSTANELLEDSDPWVRLGGCFMLGLGYAGAENTKVLERLLSVTVKDTSDDVRRNAATMIGFLTIKDPALCVELTRVLVDSYNPHIRYGVGMALAVAAAGTGMPEVIDILWGLKDDIVDFVRQGAYIALALVMVQVTEVENPKVKELRDIFTKIIAGRKEDMCSKFGCIIATGLLDAGGRNCTFALHRQRHRLDKAVVGMFVFLQHWYWFPYLLMITLAMRPTCFIGLNSDLEVPEYVFKSNAPASRFALPKSVLAEKKEAKAAAVKAVILSTTKKEEEFVRLKRSAVAGKNQGTGGTGGAANAAASQSGATKEQETEKKREPEANFVILSNPARITARQFAVITHDVDKRFVPLKENPSSICLLRDTNPAEGKPKVVTDLGWNSSDDAPPPEPFTWP, encoded by the coding sequence ATGGCCGTCGGACTCTCATCGTCCAAAGGTGTTTTGGCACTACTACGAGAATCAGACTCGGATGTGCTGCAGTTTGCGTTGAAGCGCCTGCGACCCTTGGTGGACACGTATTGGTGTGAGATAAGTGATGACCTTCCTTTAATTGAGAGTCTGAGTGAATCGAGTGATTTGGCAGAAGAAACGCGGGCCCTCGCTGCTCTTATTGCTTCGCATGTTTACTTTCACCTTGGTGCGTATAATGACTCTGTGCATTGCGCCCTCGCTGCCGGGCCCGCGTTCAGCTATGTCGAGCGCTCACTGTTCACTGACACCATTCTCAGTTGCTGCATTGACAAATTTGTGGAGTACCAACAGAAGCCAGAAGGCGCGCGTGAAGAACTCGACCCTCGCCTTGAGTCGCTTTTCACAGCCCTCACCAGCAAATGGATTGGCCAAGAAGGCATGCCAGTGAAGGAACTTGTCGGATTTACCATTCGTGCACGGCGCCTGGACTTTCTTGAGAAGGTTCTGCGTCAGCACATCAAATCTACCAAGTCTGCGGCGATCTTGAATTTCACATTCGAGGTGGCGAGTGTTCTTCTACGTGATATCGCTTTCCGACGGGAAATTTTAAAActtctttccgttttgtaTGCACAAGGTGGTTTAACCACCGTCGACTACTTTTCTCAGGCACAGTGTCTTCTCTTCCTGGGAGACTCGACCGGAACTGCTGACCTTATTGAGGACCTAATCCGGTCGGGTGATAAGGCAACTGCATACCAACTCGCCTTCGATTTGCACGAGTACGGCAATCAAGAGTTTCTTTCCGCTGTTGCGGGTCTCATAGAAAAGAGGGCAACTCTTTCTATACCCGCGCCGTCACAAGTGCAGCAGGTGGAAACGGCTACCGAAGACAAGTCCGGCAGTGGGGCCGATCATTCGACTTCGTCACAGGCAGCTGCAGGCCAGACAACGCAGGAGGGCGACAAAAAGGACATATCTGAAGTGCATCAGAAGCTTCTTTCCGCTCTTACTGGTGAGTTAACAGCGTCACTTTACCTCCAGTTCTTGTCCGGTCAATGCAAAGCGGATAGCAATGTTCTCAACCGTATCAAGCAGACTACCGACCAGCGCAAGGCCGTGCCCCATAATGCTCTCACAATAGCCCATGCACTGATGTACTGCGGAACTACGATTCACACATTTTTGCGCAACGATATGGAATGGTTTGGTGGTGCCACTTACTGGGGTAAGTTCATCGCTACAGCCTCTATCGGGGCACTCCACTACGGACATGTTAATGAGGCACTCAAAATAATGGATTCATATCTCCCTAAGGACAACATCGGGGTGCTCCCACACTCGGAGGCGGGTTCGCTTTATGCTCTTGGACTCATTCATGCCCCCGTTGGCGTGGGCCGCAATCAGGAAATAATTCTTTACTTGAAGGAAATGCTTCGCAAGTTCAGCGCAAGTGAGCACATTATTCACGGCGCATCACTGGGCATCGGCCTTGCAGCCATGGGGTTGAAGGACGAGAAGTTGCACGATTCCCTCTTCACCTGTGTGGGCGGATGTGATGCCGTGGCCAGTGAAGGAGCGGCGCTTGGTATCGGTTTGCTCATGATGGGAAGCGGCAACTTGGGCGCCATTGGAAACCTCAGGGCCCTCGCTTCTGAGGAtaaccaaaaagaaaaaactatcCGTGGCATATCCATGGCTATGGCGCTGATGATGTTGGGTCGTGAGGATGAGTGCTGGTCTACGGCGAACGAGCTCCTCGAAGACTCCGATCCATGGGTACGGTTGGGTGGTTGTTTCATGCTCGGCTTAGGTTACGCAGGGGCTGAAAACACAAAAGTGTTGGAACGCCTTCTTAGTGTAACGGTGAAGGACACCTCCGATGACGTCCGCCGAAACGCTGCTACGATGATCGGATTTCTCACAATAAAGGATCCCGCATTGTGCGTGGAGCTGACCCGCGTGCTTGTGGACAGCTATAACCCACACATAAGATATGGTGTAGGAATGGCGCTTGCCGTCGCCGCTGCAGGAACTGGAATGCCAGAAGTCATTGATATACTGTGGGGACTGAAAGATGACATTGTAGATTTTGTTCGTCAGGGAGCGTACATTGCCCTTGCTCTGGTTATGGTCCAAGTAACGGAAGTGGAGAATCCAAAGGTGAAGGAGCTACGCGATATTTTTACTAAAATAATCGCGGGCCGCAAGGAAGATATGTGCTCCAAGTTCGGTTGCATTATAGCCACAGGTCTCTTAGACGCAGGGGGGCGCAACTGCACCTTTGCTCTTCATCGGCAGCGGCATCGTCTCGATAAGGCTGTTGTGGGCATGTTTGTATTCCTGCAGCACTGGTACTGGTTCCCGTATCTCCTGATGATCACACTAGCCATGCGTCCAACCTGTTTCATTGGCCTTAACAGCGACCTTGAGGTGCCAGAGTATGTCTTCAAATCCAATGCACCCGCAAGTCGCTTCGCCCTCCCTAAGAGTGTTTTGGCTGAGAAGAAAGAAGCTAAGGCCGCTGCTGTCAAGGCGGTGATCCTGTctacaacaaagaaagaagaggagtttGTACGCTTAAAGCGCTCGGCGGTGGCTGGAAAGAATCAAGGAACGGGGGGGACTGGTGGTGCCGCTAATGCCGCAGCATCGCAATCCGGCGCCACCAAGGAGCaggaaacggaaaagaagagggagccGGAAGCTAATTTCGTGATACTATCGAACCCGGCCCGTATAACCGCACGCCAGTTTGCTGTCATTACTCACGACGTTGACAAGCGGTTCGTACCACTGAAGGAAAATCCTTCGTCTATATGCCTTCTGCGGGACACAAACCCTGCGGAAGGAAAACCCAAGGTCGTAACGGACTTGGGATGGAACAGCAGTGATGACGCGCCACCGCCAGAACCGTTTACATGGCCCTAG